The Malus domestica chromosome 06, GDT2T_hap1 genome has a segment encoding these proteins:
- the LOC103406230 gene encoding putative glycerol-3-phosphate transporter 4 encodes MSQNSDTMRGIPPGILLIRSIRGKDWSLSTYRYVILLVTFIAYTCYHASRKPSSIVKSVLYPDPNKGNGLDPLFGKVFVKREFGGNENYRIDKGWAPFNGTDGTSKLGEIDLAFLACYSLGMYVAGHLGDTLDLRLFLTTGMIGSGIFVALFGMGYFWNIHVFGYYLGMQMIAGLFQATGWPSVVAVIGNWFGKGKRGLIMGIWNAHTSVGNISGSLLAASVLDYGWGWCFIVPGVFIAVGGVIVFFFLAAYPEDIGFSFPPNSAPNLEATADDEEANIKKGFIVEGETKTVRRIGSVSRTSIGLIQACTIPGVIPFALCLFFSKLVAYTFLYWLPFYLSQTEIGGEYVSVKSAGNLSTLFDVGGIVGGILAGYISDKLNARATTAAGFMSFAIPAMLLYRKYGSISHNANIALMMVAGLFINGPYALITTAVSADLGTHSSLRGDSRALATVTAIIDGTGSVGAAFGPLLTGFLSTKGWDAVFVMLMICALIATLLLSRLVIAEISEKMCKPVPVSSEQSFGAPASQPLLSDQR; translated from the exons aTGTCTCAGAACTCTGATACAATGAGAGGAATCCCACCTGGGATTTTGCTGATTAGAAGCATTAGAGGCAAAGATTGGAGTCTTTCTACATATAGATATGTGATTTTGCTTGTTACTTTCATAGCTTATACATGTTACCATGCATCTAGAAAGCCCAGTAGTATAGTTAAAAGTGTTTTGTATCCTGACCCCAATAAAGGCAATGGCTTGGACCCCTTGTTTGGCAAAGTCTTTGTCAAGAGAGAGTTTGGGGGCAATGAGAATTATAGGATAGACAAGGGTTGGGCTCCCTTCAACGGAACCGATGGGACGTCGAAATTGGGGGAGATTGATCTTGCATTTCTTGCATGTTACTCTTTGGGAATGTATGTTGCTGGGCATTTGGGAGATACTTTGGACCTCCGGTTGTTCTTGACGACCGGGATGATTGGGAGTGGCATTTTTGTTGCCCTGTTTGGGATGGGATACTTTTGGAATATCCATGTGTTTGGTTACTATCTTGGGATGCAAATGATTGCCGGGTTGTTCCAGGCAACGGGTTGGCCTTCGGTTGTTGCTGTGATTGGTAATTGGTTTGGAAAGGGTAAGAGGGGTTTGATAATGGGCATATGGAATGCGCATACTTCGGTTGGGAATATAAGTGGGTCACTTCTTGCTGCTAGTGTTCTGGATTATGGGTGGGGTTGGTGCTTTATTGTTCCAGGTGTTTTTATAGCAGTTGGAGGCGTAatcgttttcttcttcttggctGCTTATCCTGAAGATATTGGATTTTCTTTCCCGCCAAATTCAGCTCCTAATTTGGAGGCAACGGCCGATGACGAAGAAGCTAATATAAAAAAAGGATTTATTGTCGAGGGTGAAACAAAAACTGTTCGCCGAATTGGGTCTGTGAGTAGGACAAGTATTGGACTTATTCAAGCTTGTACAATACCAGGAGTTATACCTTTTGCGTTGTGCCTCTTCTTCTCAAAGCTTGTGGCCTACACATTTCTGTACTGGCTACCATTTTATCTCAGTCAGACAG AAATAGGGGGAGAGTATGTTTCTGTGAAATCTGCTGGAAATCTCTCCACTTTGTTCGATGTGGGAGGCATAGTTGGTGGAATCCTTGCTGGCTACATATCTGATAAACTTAATGCTCGAGCTACCACGGCAGCAGGCTTCATGTCCTTTGCAATTCCGGCAATGCTTTTATATCGGAAATATGGCAGCATTTCACACAATGCCAACATTGCACTTATGATGGTTGCTGGCTTGTTTATTAATGGGCCCTATGCACTTATCACCACTGCAGTTTCTGCAGACCTTGGTACGCACAGCTCCCTTAGAGGGGATTCTCGAGCACTGGCAACAGTTACCGCCATAATTGATGGTACAGGATCAGTTGGTGCAGCTTTTGGCCCTCTTCTTACTGGTTTCCTTTCAACAAAGGGGTGGGATGCAGTATTTGTGATGTTAATGATTTGTGCTCTTATTGCGACGCTTCTTTTATCACGTTTGGTTATAGCTGAAATTTCTGAGAAGATGTGCAAACCAGTACCTGTATCCAGTGAGCAAAGTTTTGGAG CTCCTGCATCACAACCACTTCTAAGTGATCAACGATGA